Part of the Prochlorococcus sp. MIT 0603 genome is shown below.
ATATCAACAACTTCTGGAGTTATTTCAAGGGAAGGCCAATCTGCATAGACTTTGTGATAGTTGAGTGTATTTGCTCCACATACAAATGATTTTAGATTTGCAGCCGTATGATCTGCAAATCTAATGAATTTGTGTTCCCAGTTAGCAGCATTATCTAAAACAGAATCTTTTAGATCTGGTCCTAGGTAACCAATTGGTAGATCATTAAGACCTTGTTGCTCAAGATCCTTTAGATTTATTGTTGATAGCTTGACTACATCCTTATTCAAATATTTGCTTATTTCATTACTTAATTTGACCTCATTTAACTCTTGATCCCCTCTAATACTTATAAGTATTGGTTGATATATGTTTTTATCCAGTAACGCTATTAGGAGGATTACTTTGATTATTTGATCAGGTGTAAACCCTTTTTCATTAGATAGTTCTTGTATTGATTTTTGGTTTTTAGTTTCTAGTAATTGAGTTTCTTTCTTTTCCAGTGCTTTTGCTTTTGGTGGTATTGAATTAGCTTTTTCTTGATTGGCAGCATATTTTTTGTCAGGACTGAATAAAATCAGGTCTTCTCCTACTTCTGCAGGTGCCATAAATTCTTTTGATTCTGCACCACCTATTGCGCCACTATCTGCTTCTACTGAAACTGTTTCAAGACCACATCTTTTAAAAATTCTTTCGTATGCATTATTCATTTCTAAATAAGTATTTTTCAAATCCTTTTCATTGGAATGAAAGGAGTAAGAATCCTTCATTATAAATTCTCTACTCCTCATTAATCCAAATCTCGGTCGGATTTCATCACGAAATTTGGTTTGGATTTGATATAGATTTACTGGAAGCTGTTTATAGGATCTCAAACATTCACCGGCTATTTGGGTTATTACCTCTTCATGGGTAGGAGCTAAGCCAAGCTCTCGGTTTTGCCTATCAATTAAATGAAACATTAGACCTTCTCCCTCTGTATAAGCATCCCATCTACCGCTTCGCTGCCATAATTCTGAAGGATGAAGTTGGGGCAGAAGGGTCTCCAAACATCCTTTTGCATCTAGTTCTTCTTTAACAATGCAAGTGACCTTTTTTACAACTTTCCACATCAAAGGCATATATGCATAGATCCCTAATGTGACCCGTCTTATAAAACCACCTTTTACAAGCAATTGGTGTGAGGCAATCTCGGCGTCGGCGGGAATATCCCGCAGCGTCACCAGCATTAGGCGGGAGACGCGCATATGTAGCTCTCCTGATTTTAATTATCCACATATATTAGCTTCATAAATTGCCAATTGTAAAAGTGTCATGGACGGCTGATTGTCTATAGAACTCTTAAGGCTCATCTGCTATTTTCTGAAAAGTCTTCGGCTGTAAAAAGTGTTTAATATGTCGGCGTTAAATCCTGACCTCTATAACTCTCCATCTAAGCCTCTAAAAGATGCTGAATCATTTGCTCCTGATTCTGACTCACTTGTTGGAATAGATGATGTTCAAAAGTTTTTAAATAGATCACGGGCTTCAGTGTATAGGTACACAAATAGTGATCCTCGTAATCTTAATCCACCTTTTAATCCTAGGAAATTAAATCCTGAATTTAGAAGTGATCAGAAAGATCCCCTTTTATTTCACTCTAACGAAGTGGCTAGGTTTGCAAAAGATATCCTTAGGATTAAAGAAGTCACTGTTGAGGTTCTCAATTCGCCTTCAACAGCAACTCAGAATATTTTGGTTTCTATCCATGAAGAATTAAAATTAATAAGAAGTAATCTTGAAAAGATGAACAATAAGGAACAACAATAAAGAACTTCTAATAAGATCGAACAATTATCTGAATATTCTTATGTATTCATTTTAGGAACTAATAATTTAAGTATTAAACATAATTAGAAATATTAAAGTCATTTCTTTTCTTTTATAGTTCTTTGAGAATCAACAAACTATTTTTTGCTTTATGCTATTTGGAGAAGGTTTTCTAAGTAATAAGATATCTATGCATTTCTTTGCACATAGGCTTATTCTTTTCTTAGCACTTCAAGTCATACTTAATTTGATTTTTGAATATAGAGGAATTGTTTGTTTTAGTTTTGCCTCTTTTCAAGAATCAAATCAAATTTAATTACCACTGTTTTCTAGGCTCTAATGGATTTAAATACGCTTGCCCCATCACCATCCTCTGGTTTAGTAAATTTGGTTGTTGAAATACCTGCAGGTAGTCGTAATAAATATGAGTATTTCGCAGAGGCTGGAACAATGGCACTTGATAGAGTTCTCCATTCCTCAGTGCGTTATCCATTTGATTACGGCTTTATTCCTAATACACTTGCAGAAGATGGAGCGCCTTTAGATGCAATGGTAATAATGGAAGAGCCTACATTCGCAGGATGTCTTATAAAAGCTAGGCCTATTGGAGTATTAGATATGCATGACTCTGGTGCTTATGATGGAAAGTTGTTGTGTGTCCCTGTTGCTGATCCTCGGCAAAAAGGAATAAAGAGCATTCGGCAAATTGCCCCTAATCAACTTGAAGATGTAGCAGAGTTTTTTAGAACATATAAAAGTCTAGAAGGTAGAGTTGTTGTTATTGATGGATGGAGGGATAAAGAAGCTGTGTATGATTTATTGCAAACTTGCATAGATGCAAGCAAAAAAACATGCAAGGAAGATGAATAAAGGATATAGGCATATAATCTTTTTTATATTTAATTAATATCATGGCGGTAGCATTGCAAATCTTTAGTTATTCCAGATGTAGCACTTGCCGAAAGGCTATTTCTTGGTTGAAGTCTAAGAATATTAATTACAAATTAATTGATATAATTGAAACCCCACCATCAAAAGATACGCTTGTTAAAGCACTTAACCAATTAGGTGATAGGAAATATCTCTTTAACACTAGTGGTAAAAGTTATCGTGCTATAGGAGCTGCTTCTATAAGAAGAATGAGTGATGATGATGTTATTAAATTACTTGCATCTGATGGTAAGTTGATTAAACGTCCTTTTGTTATAAATAATGATGGCAGAATTATAACAGGTTTTAATCAGCTGAGTTGGGAGGAGCTTTTTCTGAGCTTAAAATAATTTTATTTAAATTTGAGATGATTCGATCAACTTTTGATTGCTTTGTTACTTGATTTAAACTGGCAAATTTGAACTCGTCGAGTATAGATAATAAAAGAATTTGAGTTTTTCCGAGTGTTTCATTACCCTCAAGTTCAATTGCTAATTCCTCCCAAAATTTATCTATAGCATTAATAGTTAGATCTTCTAAAATGACGTCTTTCTGCGCAAATTGATCTCCTGCTTTTTTAGATATTCCTAGTATTGTATCAACCATTCCAGATGCAATTTTTTGACTTATTGCCGACTCTGCTTTCTCTATGACTAAATTACTTTTTAAAATTCTTTGTAAACCATTCTCTTTTATACTTCTTTGAAGAGCATGTTCTGATAGTGCAATAATTTGACCTCGCATGTTAGGGCCTATTTTTCTTAGTATTAATGGCAGCCATATTCTTAATAATTCAGCTGAATTAGAACTTTGCTTAGAATAAGTTGATTGGTAGCTGCAAAGGTCTCTAACCCTTTCAGGTAGCTTAGGTGAGCCAATAATGTCCTGTAGAGAATCTATTGTTCTTATTGTGAGAACTTCTAAAATCTCAATTGCTAAAAGCCCAACAATCCATTGACTTATAGCTGATCGTATAGGTTCAATTGAAATCAATCTTAGGCTTAAGATTCTCTCTGTAATTGGTAAAACCCTAAGTAAACGAAAAAATGGCAATAAAAGTAGTAAATCAAACCATCTTCTAATGAAAGCATTAGATAATTTAATGTTTGGATGGCTAGATTTTAAGCGTAGTACCCTCATTAATATATCTATAAGAAATATTATCTGAAAAGGTAAATCTATTTTCCATGAATTTGAAGTATAAAGTCCATTCTTATTAATAGATCTGGAGTATTTTGCATTAATAACTCCTAGAATCTCTCCTTTCCAGTATGCCTTTTCATTCTTCCAACTTGCTTGACTAAGATAGTTGATGCTTAGAAGTTTTTTATAACCTGACTTGTAGTTGATCTCACCAGATCTTTCTTTAAGAGATGCCTTTATTGTTTTAATTCCATCAAGATCTTTTTGAGATGATATTTGAGAAAACTCTACAAAGTTATTAATCAGTAATTGATAATCTGATAGTAATTCTTTTACAGATTGATTTCTTATGCCATTTTTACTAATAGTCTTGTCGAGCTTTGCAAAACTATTTTTAATTTCATTGCTGAGAGGATTGGCTTGAATACCTTTGATTTGGTCATAATAATTGGTTATATCGGGGATCCATCTGAGCGAGATGCTTGTCGTCGAGGAATTAAATAAATAAATAGATCTACTTGCCCAGAAGTTTCTAAGAGGGATATAGCTAACATCAAATATTATCCAGCTGAAATTAACCATAGCTATTATGGCTAAAACGTTTTCCCAACGTTTCCATGTCCCAGCCTTGGATTCTTCTTTTACCTCTTGCCAGCGAGGGACTGCCATGATTATTTAACTTTCCCTTTGTTTTAGTGATTTATAAACTTTGGTCATGGGGTTATTCTAAGTAATTAAATTCATAGAAGAGATTTTGTGACTAAATCATCTGATGAAAATCAAAGAAATGAATCCCTGGGCTTCCCAAACAATAAGTGTATAGCCAGGCTTACTTCTTTCTTGGATTTTTGGGCCCCAATCTTTGTAACCTTTTCACTATATGCAGGCATTAAATGTTTTATAGCAGAAGCTCGATATATTCCGTCCGAATCCATGTTGCCTACTCTTCAGATCAATGACCGCCTTGTAGTCGAAAAACTATCATACCGTTCTAGGTCGCCTCGTAGAGGTGAAGTGGTTGTCTTTAAGTCACCTTATTCTTTCAAACAAGAATTAATTGCTAGGAGGTCTACTCCTTTACCTTCTGATTTTGTATGTACTGTAGTAAATTTCCCTCTAATTAATTTATTTGTTGGAGGAGTTGACCCAGCTTGTTATGCATATATTAAACGAGTTGTAGCTATTGCAGGTGACCGTCTACGTGTGAATTCAGAAGGGCGCGTTTTTGTAAATAGACAATTAGTTGATGAGAGCTATGTAAATAATTTTTGCGATACTCCTCATGGAATGTTAAACCTTTGTAGGTCTGTTGATTTAGAAATCCCTGCCAGACATGTTTTTGTTTTAGGTGATAACAGAGCTAATAGTGAGGATGGAAGATCATGGGGCATTTTACCTGAGAAAGAAATTCTTGGGAGAGCTTTCTGGAGATTTTGGCCATTTAATAGAGTAGGAAGCTTAACTCTTTAATTGTTACCCCTTGAGGCCACAATCTATTACTTTTCCAGTTATCTCAAGACCTTCCCAAGGCTCATTTGCGATTGCTTTCAACATTTGATCTGACTGTCTCTTCCTTTGAACCCACTTTTCATTAGGGTCAAATAATAGCCATCGATTGCTATTTAAAGATAATTTCTCAGGGGGCAAGTTTAATATTTTAGAAGGTCCAAAACTAATAGATTCCCACAACTGCTCAACAGACCAATTAGATTTCTTTATTAATTCTTGCCATAAAGCCGGCAATACTAAATGATATCCACTTAGACCGGGAATCCTTTCAGCAGCAGGCTTTTTGCTTTCCATATCATCTAATGAGATCCCATTTACTGATATAGCTGTGATTGTTCCATTCAAAAGTCCTTCTTTTATTTTTAGCCTGTCATTTCGATTCCCTAGCGATGGCGTTACCCTTATCCCTATGTCTATAGAGTTGACTGTTGATTGATCTGACACTACGTGCCACCAGGAGACACTGGCCAGTGGCTTTGGATTACTATTTTCCAACATAGATACACCCTCTGCAGTAGACAAGTTCATTAGTCTAATACTTGCTTTTGTATGTTGCTTTTGCAATTCAAGCAATATACCAAGAGGGATGGTTTCACTTTCAATGGGGTCTTGATGCCAGCCAGACCTTAGTGCTGCCACGCCTTCTCTTGCGATCCCATCTCCTTGAATTGATTTGTCCCTTGGAGCCAAAAGATATGGCTTCCCATTTGATTCGTCGAGTAAAAGTCCTTTCCTTAATAAATTAATTGGAATAATCGAATCATGGTCGGCTAATCCAATGGCCCCATATTGAATTAAGTCTTTATGAGAAGTAAGCACTTCCCCTTCCCCTCCATAGGTGAAGCTACCCCAAAGATGTATTAATACGTCTTTTTTCTCATTAGAAATTACTTGTATGTTTTGAGGTTTATCTCTCCATGTGTCGCTTTTGGGTAATAGTGCAATCTGACCGTATCCGGCATCAGCTGCTTTATGTCGTAAGCTGAGGAGTGTTTCTACCTCACCGTTTAGGTGATTCTCAAGTGTCGAATGTGGATCAACTAAACAAGGAGCGAAAATAAGGTTTTCTGAATTAATAGGTTTTATGTTTAATTGATTTGCTAAGGCGCGTGCATCTTCGCCAAATGCTTGAATATGTTTCGCCTTAATGAGAACAGCACTAGTTACAAGTTTTGTTTCTGGACCATGAAGAATTTTAACGGGGTCCAATAGATATGATTGAGTCATAAGTTTAGAGGGCGCCTTGAGCAGTTCTGTCAAATATGTCTTGTGAACCGGAGGTGATATTGAGGCAAGTGACTACGTCGGGTTGGCATGTCTCTTTCGATAAATCTATGATAGTAATACCAGCATTGCCTTGTTTGACTTTCCAAATATCAGCATTAGTTAGTCCTAAAAGATTGCAAAGTATAGTCTTATTTACTGCATCATGAGCTACAACAAGTGCTGTCTCTTTGTCCGTTAGACTTTTGCAGATGCTTTTCCAGCATCTTATTGCACGAGTTGATACTTCATCGATATTTTCGCCTTCTGGCATTTGAACGGTTTCTGGGGATTGTTGCCACTTGCGAAGTAATTCCCCCCAGTTTGCAGCAATTTCTGACTCTAGTTTCCCTTCCCATAGACCATGGCCAATTTCTCTTAGCTCGTCTTTCTGGTCAATCTCCAAGCTTGATAAGTTTTGCAAAATGATTTTCGCCGTTTCTATAGGCCTAGACATCGAACTACTAAAAACCTTATCAAATTTAACTTCTTTCAAAAATTCTCTTGCAGCAATTGCTTGCTGCTTACCATTATTATTTAGCGGAATATCTATTTGCCCTTGAAATCTCCCCTCTTTATTCCAGTCAGTTTCTCCATGGCGTACAAGAAAAATTCGCGGCTTTTCTCCTTTAGGGGGGAACTTAGGCGCTAAGTGGGATGTGTTATTAAGACATTCAATTTGAATACTTAACTGTTTATCTTCAGTAATATTTATATTGAAAATAGATACTGATGCATTATCTAATTTAATTCTTCTGAAGCCAAAATTGGGGTTCCCTAGAATTTTTAGTATTAGGCAACGTAGTATTGCATTATGTCCTACTACTACTATGTTTTTATCTTCTTCTGGTTTGTACGTAGAGAGAATTTTATTTATAAATCTTTCTGCTTGACAAGTTAATTCATGAATTGGTTTGTATTTAGTGCCATCTTTTCTATTTAGAGTAAGTTCACTTGGAGAGTTTTTCCAAATTAGATATGAATCAGGGAATTTCGATTTAACTTCGTCAATAGTAAGACCACTCCATTGAGTCAAATCGACTTCTAAAAGATCGTCCTCCAGTATTAACTCTGTTGTGCCTCCTTGCTTCATTAGTAATTCTTTTGCTGTATCTTGCGCCCTTTGAAGCGGAGAGGAGTAAACAGTATGGATTGGGATTGATTGGAGGGCGGCCCCTGTTTTTGAAGCTTGGCTTTTACCTTCAGCAGTGAGGCTGGAGAGGTCGCTCCTACCTTGGATCCTTTTTTCACGGTTGTAACTGCTTAAACCATGACGTATTAGTAAAAGGCGTAAGGACATTGGCAGAGGTTTTTTACGAATTTATCCTTTGGATACTGTGTCAACCTAATGTTGATTGGGAAATGAGAATTATGTTTTGCTCATTTCATTTCTTTGAGTCTATCTCTGATGAAGAAAAACGCCTCTAGTTGGAAAGTATTGTTGGCTATTTTCTCAATTCTGCTAACATTTTTGATTTGGCAACGCGGACTGCAAGAAAGTTTTGAAAGACCTTCTGTAAGCCCTAAAATCACACTTAATCAACGAGAGATTGCCCTGCTTGCAGCACCTTCCCTCCCAGAGTCTTTAAGACCAGCTTTAGTTGGTAAAGATCCAAAATTAGAACTTAAAAAGACTTTGTTAGATATTGGTTCTGACCAACTTGATAATAGAGAAAAACTTTTGCTTGCTTCTCTTGAAAATTCAGAAAACAAACGACGTACATTGTTGAAGAATAGTTTTCAAGACGAGAACTTGGATTTGATTAGGCAAAATTTGCTAGATAGTCTTGATAGAAGAGTTGATTCTCGGAATTTTTTAGGGCAATTAAAGTCAGCAAATGTAGACCCTTTGCTGTACAGACTTTCTTGTAATGCAATTGGAGAATCCCCAGATATTTGCTTTGATTCGAGATCTTCCAATCAAATGGCTTTTCGACTGCTGTTTAGTCAGTTATTCCCTTTGTTCGCAACCTTGCTAGGGATACTTTTGTTGATTTGGCAAGCCTGGAATCTCTTACGCAAGACAAGCCTCCCATGGCCTGAGATCTCTTTTTGGCCTCTTTCTTCTTTGGACATGGTCCTTCTTGTGGCAGGAGGTTTTGTCGTATTGGGGGAACTTGTTACGCCTTTAATTGCTTTACCTTTAAGTGAATTGTTAACAAGAACAGTTTCAAGTCCTCTTAAAGAGTCTCTAAAAGTAATTATTGGATATGTTGCAATGACTATTCCACCTTTGTTAATTCTTCGCCAACAAATTAGAAGTATTCCTAAGCAAATATTAGATGGAGGAGGTTTCCAATGGGGTTTTAAATCTTTCGCAAAATCAGCTTCTCAGGCTTTAAAGGGTTGGCTAATGATTATGCCTCTAGTCCTTCTCGTAAGTTGGCTGACGACATTATTTTTTGGAGATCCAGGTGGCAGCAATCCTTTGCTAGAGATGGTCTTGACTAGTAATAACTTTGGTGCATTGGCAATCCTTTTTGTTACGACTGTTTTTATAGCTCCCGTTTTTGAAGAGTTTATTTTCCGAGGTGTACTTTTGCCAGTATTAGTAAATAAACAAGGACGAATTTTGGCGGTAATTGTTAGCGCTTTGATTTTTGCTCTAGCTCATTTGAGTGTTGGTGAAATGCCTCCATTATTTGTATTGGGTATAGGACTTGCCTTATTGCGTTTAAGTTCAGGTCGTTTACTCCCATGTGTAATTATGCATTCTTTATGGAATGGGATTACTTTTGCTAATTTATTAATACTTAGTGGTTGATTAAGTTTATTAAAACAGTTGTATAGATATAGCTTGCACCTCAACCTATGTAATGTTTGACTTGGTTGATACCTAATTGAGTGAGTGTATTCTTTGAGGAATGTAAATACAGAGTTGGAGCCTCAAAGGAATTATTCTAAAAGAGCTCTTTTGTTATTGAAATCTTCTTTCTCGAATTCTAGTATTTTAAGAAAGCACCCTCTTCTTGCAAATTTTCATAAAGGTGTTGATGGCGCATTGGTTGGGGTGATCCTTTCTGGCTCTGTTATGACAAGCCTGGCTTTGCATTCTCAACATTTATGGACACTTAATTTTTCTCGATTAGATCTAACCAGGGACTTAATTCATAAAGTTGAAGAATCTACCTCAATATTGGAGAGACATTTTCTAAAAATAGAATCTTCTCCTACCCATTTAGTGTCAACTAAATCAGCTCATTTGCTTTATATCGATAAGCCTCAAGAAAAGAAAAGACTACTCAGCAATCTTGTTAAGTCTATAAGTGATCATCTGTCTCCCTTCTCTTATCCAAGTGTGAATGGTTACTAATGTCTGTTAGCAGAAAATCAAAATCATTGTCCCCGAGGAAGCGACTGACTGTTCGTCCACTTTCTCCAATCCCACCTTTTAGGTTGAAGCTTACATTCGCCATCCTTTGTTTTTCACTTCTTGGGTTATTAGGTAGAGTTGGTCATCTTCAATTGATTCAAGGCATTGCGCTTGAATCTCGTGCACGTAATTATCAAACGAAAAAAATTGAGCCGTTAGGAAAAAGGCGCTCTATAGTTGATCGCAAAGGTAGATTAATAGCTCTTGATGAAAAGAGGTATAGATTATATGCACATCCTGCTCGGTTTAAGTTCCAAGGAGACACGCAAAAGACTATTAGGACCCCTGAAGAGGTAGCAGTAAAGTTAGAAGGACTCTTGCCTATATCCAGGGAAAATATTATTGAAAGCCTTTATGGTAAGGAATCAGGTGTCAAGTTAATCGAAGGATTGAAGCCTCGCATTGCATCAAAGGTAAGGGAACTTAGTATTAATGGTTTAGATCTTGAGCCTTATCCTCAGAGAACATATCCACAAAATCATTTATTTTCTAATGTTGTAGGATTCTTGGATTATGACCGAATACCACAAGCAGGCCTTGAGTTAAGTTTGAATAAGTACTTATTGCGTAAAGAAAAAACTAGAAATTATAGATTTGGAAGAGATGGGACTCCTTTGCCTACTGATATAGAAGCTGGAGTTTTTAATCAAGATGATGTCCATTTGCATTTAACTCTTGATGCTCGACTTCAGGAGGTTGCTCTTAAGGCGTTGGTTGAGCAATTGGAGGATTGGAAGGCGAGGAAAGGTGTGGCAATTGTCATGAATGTCGATAATGGAGAGATATTAGCGTTGGCATCAACTCCTACTTACAACCCTAATAAGTATTGGGAGTATCCATCTAATTTGTATAAGGAGTGGTCTGTTCAGGAGCTTTTTGAGCCTGGATCAACATTTAAGCCTATAAATCTTGCTCTAGCTCTTGAAGAAGGAGTGATTGAACCTAATGGAACTGTGTATGACTCAGGAGTTGTCAATGTAGGAGGATGGCCTTTGACTAACTGGAACAAAAAGCCTAATGGCCTTTTGGATTTTGCCAAAGTGCTTCAGGTTTCAAGTAATGTTGGAATGGTGAATATCATTCAGAAGCTTAATCCCTCAGACTATTGGGAAAGGCTTAATCAATTAGGTCTGAGTAAAGCTCCTGATACAGATTTGCCAGGTGCAATTCCTGGGCACATGAAAGAAAAAGAGTTGTTCCTTAGGCAACCTATTCATCAAGCAGTTGCGTCATACGGCCAAGGTTTTTCTATAACTCCATTGAAGTTAGTTCAATTACATGCCTTAATTGCAAACGGCGGAAAATTAGTTACTCCTCACATTAAAAAAGGCTTTGCTGTGAAGTCACCTGAGAAGAATGATTCGTCTAGACCACCTAAGATGCTTTTAAGCCAAACAGCTACAAAAACAGTTTTAAGCTGGATGGAATCAGTAGTAGAGAATGGGAGTGGTAAGGACGTTAAAATTGAGAATTATCGAATTGGTGGGAAGACAGGTACGGCCGACCAAACACAAGATGGAAAGAATTACAACACTAAAATCTGTAGTTTTGTAGCAATATTGCCAATAGAAAACCCTCAATTTGTTGTTGTAGTTGCTGTTGATTCTCCTCAGAAAGCTCATGCTTATGGATCTACTGTTGCTGTTCCTGTTGCCAAAAAGATTATTGAAAGTTTGATTGTTATTGAGAAGATTCAACCTGAAAAAAATGAGATTGACTTGATTTCTAAAAAAAATTGGTAAGAGACTGTTGAAAGAAATATATATGGATGAAATAACCATGGTTTATCGCTAGTTTTAAGTCAAATGTAAATAGTTGAAATCATGGCTAGTTTGTTAGAACAGCTTTCGGCAATGACTGTTGTTGTTGCTGATACAGGTGATATAGAAGCAATTCGCAATTTCAAGCCAAGAGATGCAACAACTAACCCTTCTTTAATTCTCGCTGCCGCTCAAATACCTTCTTATCAACATTTGATTGATCAATCACTGAATTCTTCACGGAAAAAATTAGGACCATTGGCCTCAACGAAAGAAATAGTTGCTGAAGCTTTGGATGAGATATGTGTGATATTTGGCAAGGAAATTCTGAAGATAATTCCAGGGAGAGTTTCTACAGAAGTTGATGCTCGATTGAGTTTTAATAGAGATGCAACTATTGAGAAGGCCCGAAAGATTATTTCTTTATACAATGAGGCTGGCATTAGTAATGAAAGAGTCTTAATAAAAGTCGCCTCAACATGGGAAGGAATTAAAGCTGCTGAAGTTTTAGAAAAAGAAGGCATTCATTGTAACTTAACCTTGTTATTTGGCTTTGCTCAAGCCGTTGCCTGTGCAGAGGCTGGTGTAACACTTATTTCACCTTTTGTTGGACGTATCCTTGATTGGTATAAAGCAAAAACTGGCAAAGAATCTTACCCAGGGCCTGAAGACCCTGGAGTTATTTCAGTAACTAAGATTTTTAATTATTATAAATCTCACAATTATAAAACTGAGGTAATGGGAGCAAGTTTTAGAAATATCGATGAGATTATTGAGTTAGCAGGATGTGATTTGCTTACTATTTCCCCTAAGTTACTGGAAGAATTAGATAGTGATGACACAGAATTAAATAAAAAATTAAACTCTACAAATCCATCATCCTCAGAAAGCAAGCTTCATTTAAATGAAGGTCAGTTTAAGAATATGCTTCAGTCAGACATAATGGCTGATGAGAAGCTTGAAGAGGGTATTAGAAGTTTCAGCAAGGCTATTGAACAGCTTGAAACACAATTAAGTGAAAGACTTGTTTTTCTAGAAGATAAGTCTAAAGCTATTCTAAGTACAATATGATTTTAATTGAATAATTAATCATCGAGGAATACTTTTTAGCTGAATTTATTTGTTTCGTTGAAAAAGCAGCCTTTTGATCACACGTTGGGCAATATCTCCATAACCCATCTTTCCAGAAAGTATTTGGGCAATTCTTTGTGGTGCCGTATGCCTCTTTACTCCAAGCTGATATCCCACTTTTGGGAAGCGATAGAAAACTTGGGAGATTCTTCTTCCCCATGCCATTGAGTCTCCCCACTTCACTCGCATTGATTTTGTATAGCTACTTAAATCGTGTGTATTCCCTTTTAACCAATTGCTTATTGCTTTTGCTGCTTCAAATCCACTAATTAATGAGGGCCTTAACCCTTCTGCTAGGAATGGATCGCAAAGGGATGCTGCATCACCTACTACTAAGATCCCATTGCCATGAAGAGTGCTATGCCCATTCCATACTCTTAACTGAGAATCTTGTCTTATACCTGCATCAGCATTAAACCCTAGGCTTGGTAGAAGCTGATTAAGAATTTTCTCGCTTTCAACAGCTTGGTTGCCAATGAATGTTCCTACCCCAATATTTACAGAGTCTTGTATTGGGAATGCCCATGCAAATCCGTGATGGACTAAGCCAAATTCAAATCTTGAAGTGCCTTCCTCTAGAGATCCTCTGCCTTTGAGCCGAACAGAGGTAGTTGAAGCATAATGAAGTTTTTTAGGCCCAAGATTGAATTTACTAGCCCAAGGGGATTTTGATCCATCTGCAATGACTATGCTCCGTGATTGAACCTGACGGCCGTCTTGTGCAGTTATTATCCATTCCCCACTTGTTAGTCTTTGTATTTCTTTTACATCAAATAAATCTAAAAGTTCTGTTCCTAGGCTCATAGCTTTTTTGATTAACAGCTCATCAAGCTTTTCTCTTTTTACTATCCAAAAAGGGGAGGAACCTGGAAGTTCTGCAATTACTTTGTCAGATAAGCACCATGAAAACTCAACTTTTCTAATGACCTCATCGATGACTGGATCAAGAGAAAAAGGAAATAAATTTTGAATTGATGCTGCCATACCTCCACCACAAGGTCTTAAAGGGAAGCTGTGATTC
Proteins encoded:
- a CDS encoding NAD(P)/FAD-dependent oxidoreductase, with the protein product MSSVDVAIIGAGAAGSSAAFHLANAGIKVFVLEKNHSFPLRPCGGGMAASIQNLFPFSLDPVIDEVIRKVEFSWCLSDKVIAELPGSSPFWIVKREKLDELLIKKAMSLGTELLDLFDVKEIQRLTSGEWIITAQDGRQVQSRSIVIADGSKSPWASKFNLGPKKLHYASTTSVRLKGRGSLEEGTSRFEFGLVHHGFAWAFPIQDSVNIGVGTFIGNQAVESEKILNQLLPSLGFNADAGIRQDSQLRVWNGHSTLHGNGILVVGDAASLCDPFLAEGLRPSLISGFEAAKAISNWLKGNTHDLSSYTKSMRVKWGDSMAWGRRISQVFYRFPKVGYQLGVKRHTAPQRIAQILSGKMGYGDIAQRVIKRLLFQRNK